One Bradyrhizobium zhanjiangense DNA segment encodes these proteins:
- a CDS encoding LysR family transcriptional regulator — MEFHQIRYFVALAKCMNFTRAAEQCNVSQPALTKSIQKLEYELGGALVFRERHLSQLTDLGKLMLPTLERTLLAVEEARANAKKFKRKKVATLRVALTPMISASILAQPIAALTTQLPGLQVDLVDAESSNVFEGLLSDDVSAALGSSCIGPTPERIERFSLFRERVFVACAEGSRMAEEAAISLKDLRSAKWLEAIDCEIYRAFREQLCEGQVAQPGHRAQGLQHLQHLVSANLGVMLTPEHAPALPDAVVRPIADFDFKHTVELFVVGGRQYSPALDAFIKICRRFDWQTLLTKAQARIAPKTGPFTAMPRRQRDPEVVRITA; from the coding sequence ATGGAATTTCACCAAATTCGGTATTTCGTAGCCCTTGCCAAGTGCATGAACTTTACTCGGGCGGCCGAACAGTGCAACGTCTCCCAACCTGCGCTGACCAAGTCAATTCAGAAGCTGGAGTACGAACTTGGTGGCGCACTGGTTTTCCGTGAAAGGCACCTCAGCCAGTTAACAGACCTTGGAAAGCTAATGCTGCCCACGCTGGAGCGGACGCTGCTCGCCGTCGAGGAGGCTCGCGCCAATGCTAAAAAATTCAAGCGGAAGAAGGTCGCCACACTCCGGGTGGCCCTGACACCGATGATCTCGGCGTCGATCCTGGCGCAACCGATCGCGGCGCTCACGACCCAGCTACCGGGCCTCCAAGTCGATCTGGTCGATGCTGAATCCTCTAACGTCTTCGAAGGCTTACTGAGCGACGACGTCAGTGCCGCTCTGGGTAGCAGCTGCATTGGGCCAACGCCCGAACGTATCGAGCGTTTCAGCTTATTCCGCGAGAGAGTCTTTGTCGCATGCGCCGAGGGGAGCCGGATGGCAGAGGAGGCCGCCATTAGCCTGAAGGATCTGCGGTCCGCAAAATGGCTTGAAGCGATTGACTGCGAGATCTACCGTGCGTTCCGCGAGCAGCTGTGCGAGGGGCAGGTCGCACAGCCCGGGCACCGCGCGCAAGGGCTGCAGCACCTGCAGCACCTAGTTAGCGCAAACCTTGGCGTTATGCTAACCCCAGAGCACGCGCCAGCACTGCCGGATGCTGTCGTCCGTCCTATCGCGGACTTCGACTTCAAACACACTGTTGAGCTCTTTGTTGTCGGGGGACGTCAATATTCGCCTGCGCTCGACGCTTTCATAAAGATCTGCAGGCGATTCGATTGGCAGACGCTGCTGACAAAGGCGCAGGCGCGGATCGCGCCAAAGACAGGTCCGTTCACCGCCATGCCCCGACGTCAACGTGACCCGGAAGTCGTCCGCATCACCGCTTAG
- a CDS encoding response regulator transcription factor codes for MNKKALICVVDDDALLRESLNYLLRAAGHEVACFGSAESFLDTEESERCDCVVADIDMPGLSGIDLVERVVEMSDPPKVILISGRPEESWRERAMYSGAVGFFRKPIEAQSLLDIVQRSVAA; via the coding sequence ATGAACAAGAAAGCTCTCATCTGCGTCGTCGATGACGATGCCCTCCTCCGGGAATCGTTGAATTACCTGCTGCGTGCTGCTGGCCACGAAGTAGCCTGCTTCGGGAGCGCGGAGTCCTTCCTCGATACCGAGGAGAGCGAGCGCTGTGACTGCGTGGTCGCGGACATCGATATGCCGGGGCTGTCCGGTATCGATTTGGTCGAGCGCGTCGTCGAGATGTCGGATCCACCTAAAGTCATTCTCATTAGCGGGCGCCCTGAAGAGTCGTGGCGCGAACGCGCGATGTACTCCGGAGCGGTCGGCTTTTTCAGAAAGCCAATCGAGGCGCAATCGCTGCTCGACATCGTTCAACGCAGTGTTGCGGCATGA
- a CDS encoding response regulator transcription factor, giving the protein MLGDAIVHVVDDDELMRHSIDDLLRSVGYTVKLYGRAVDFLAADLADVPGCVIIDVRMPGPSGLELQASLARRNNRLPIILMSGYGDIRMSVQAMKAGAVDFIEKPFRDQEMLEAVANAIRTWKPPSPAPDRLSELRKRYESLTAREREVMALVCAGQMNKQIAGALEIQETTVKFHRSAVMTKMMASSLAELTRMAALLEGEE; this is encoded by the coding sequence ATGTTGGGCGACGCTATCGTCCATGTCGTCGACGACGACGAGCTCATGAGGCATTCGATCGACGATCTTCTGCGATCAGTCGGTTACACCGTGAAGCTCTACGGTCGTGCGGTGGATTTTCTTGCTGCCGATCTAGCTGATGTGCCTGGCTGCGTGATCATCGACGTCAGGATGCCGGGGCCCAGCGGGCTCGAACTGCAGGCGTCGCTCGCCCGGCGTAATAACCGTTTGCCAATTATCCTGATGAGCGGCTATGGCGATATCCGCATGTCAGTTCAGGCGATGAAGGCAGGCGCTGTTGACTTCATCGAAAAGCCTTTTCGGGACCAGGAGATGTTGGAGGCAGTTGCCAACGCGATCCGAACGTGGAAGCCGCCATCGCCGGCGCCGGACCGGCTGTCGGAATTGCGCAAACGATACGAAAGCCTGACCGCACGTGAACGCGAGGTCATGGCGCTAGTGTGTGCAGGCCAAATGAACAAGCAAATCGCAGGCGCATTAGAGATCCAGGAGACGACCGTGAAATTTCATCGGAGCGCGGTCATGACGAAGATGATGGCCAGCAGCCTCGCGGAATTGACCCGGATGGCGGCACTTCTGGAAGGCGAGGAGTAG
- a CDS encoding trifunctional serine/threonine-protein kinase/ATP-binding protein/sensor histidine kinase, with protein sequence MDAIPSADSLARLSHEYELKDRLDAAWALCPLSLINRSGRVALLLEDNGEEPLEALLEAPFELGRFLRLAIKLTEALAGVHQQGLVHRDLKPVHIFIALGEEHVRLTGFGIATQLQRTRRMSELPEYVAGTLAYMAPEQTGRMNRSVDARSDLYSLGVILYRMLTGTLPFKASEAGEWIHCHIARTPVPPEQGLADIPAQVSNVIMKLLAKPAEHRYQTAVGLEHDLRRCLVEFETNYQVVPFPLAELDLSDRLLIPEKLYGREEQIGTLTTAFHRVVRSGAPELVVVSGGSGIGKSAIVGELRKVVMSTHAQFASGKFDERRRDIPYSTLAQAFQGLVRQLLGKTENELRGWRNAFLESIGPNGRLITDLVPELEHIIGEQPVVPELPPQQEKGRFQLVFRRFVAVFARPEHPLVLFLDDLQWLDAATLDLIEDMTTRLDPRHMLLIGAFRENEVDALHPLSRTLKSMSDAGTAVTEIRVDALEHHHLAQLIADALHCGLERAASLARLVHTKTNGNPFFVGQFLNALVDRNAIVPDRASGSWQWDVEKSQASRHTENVIELLVEKIKRLPDSCKEALQELACLGNTGDVLVISRIRQSTEKDVDADLWEACRFELIERLPDKYQFVHDRIQEAAYSLIPEQTRAQKHLQIGRLLVAHTPAAHLEKAIFDIVGQLNRAVSHIVTGEERERLANLNLIAARRAKASSAHTSALKYLIAGAALLEENSQLRLRDLTYALEFERAECEFLTGELLAADARLERLNILAVGTKERAAVTCLRMDICTANGQSDCAIGIALDFLAHEGIHWSAHPADEEVRREYDQILHILNSRPIDEILRAPSMEDPTSLAVMEVLIKAQTPAMFTDLNLASLAVCRAVSISLAHGNSDTSCFAYVMFARVAGPRYGQYDAGFRLGQVGFDLIERQENRRFRASTILVFVFTGLRWIKHVRSSNALIHRGFTDANNIGDLLYASYARNNLNSHLLFAGDPLDHAEREAEWGLHFVRNARFGLVEHIIATQLALIKALRRSGKQPASLGYEDMDEHQVEQYLSNSPALAIAQCWYWIRKLQLRYLIGDYTAAIDALSKARTLLWTSPLFLEEADFHFYAALALCASLTGKPIEERQQLCETIAAHHHQLEIWARNGPENFEDRAALVGAEIARLEGRDLDAERLFEKAIRAAQLNRFPHNEGLASELAARFYTDRGVEIVSHAYLRNARCCYLRWGANIKVRQLEESHPHLVAHETITSLDTTFGATVESLDLGTVLKLSKALSVEMDFEKLIDTIMRMAMEHTGAARGLLMLWRKTGLNVQAEAVTSSDSVTVRLCDEPINDTTLPESVLNYVARTRRNVLLDDAVSDVSFSADPYINAHQALSVLCLPLVNQANLIGAIYLENHLGPGIFAFSRIPVLKLLASQAAITLENARLYRDLFERESRIRRLVDANIIGIFIYGSQGTITEANDAFLQIVGCDRDDFQFGEVRWTDLTPPDWAERDEQIWDSKLKRDGTLPPFEKELFRKDGRRVPVLLGIANFEGSMDEGVAFVLDLTEQKRAEAEASESESRYREVQSALAHANRLTTMGQLLAMISHEVKQPLAATITLADAGQRFLGGADPKVDEARQVFSRIRQGGIRANDVLDRIRSLVKKAPQQKEALDINTAIHDVVALSRAEASRKGVIMQTQLCETLPLVEGDQVQLQQVVLNLVFNAIEAMSENYDGPRDLVISTSRRDDESVTVAVSDTGPGVTQADIERIFEPFYTTKTSGMGMGLSICRSIVEAHGGMLRAFTNARRGVTFEASIPTKKGVSP encoded by the coding sequence TTGGACGCGATCCCATCCGCTGACAGCCTGGCCCGTCTCTCTCATGAATATGAATTAAAAGATCGGCTTGACGCCGCCTGGGCGCTTTGCCCTCTCTCGCTCATCAATCGAAGTGGGCGCGTTGCATTGCTCCTCGAGGACAATGGCGAGGAACCTCTCGAGGCTCTGCTCGAGGCACCATTTGAGCTTGGCCGCTTCTTGCGGCTCGCCATCAAGTTGACTGAGGCGCTCGCTGGTGTTCATCAACAGGGGCTTGTCCATAGAGACCTGAAGCCCGTGCATATTTTCATTGCGCTCGGCGAGGAGCATGTCCGGCTGACCGGATTCGGAATCGCGACACAGCTACAGCGCACGCGACGTATGTCCGAACTGCCCGAATATGTCGCGGGCACTCTTGCCTACATGGCGCCGGAACAAACCGGCCGCATGAATCGTTCCGTTGATGCGCGTAGTGACTTGTACTCGCTCGGTGTGATCCTCTATCGCATGTTAACGGGCACGCTCCCATTTAAAGCGTCAGAAGCTGGCGAGTGGATTCACTGCCATATAGCGCGAACGCCAGTACCTCCAGAACAGGGACTAGCTGACATTCCGGCCCAAGTTTCGAATGTCATCATGAAGCTGCTCGCGAAACCCGCGGAGCATCGATACCAGACGGCAGTCGGTCTCGAACATGACCTACGGCGCTGTCTTGTGGAATTTGAAACGAATTACCAGGTCGTTCCGTTTCCGCTAGCAGAGCTAGATTTGTCAGACCGTCTGCTCATCCCTGAGAAGTTATATGGCAGAGAGGAGCAAATCGGAACGCTTACGACGGCTTTTCATCGCGTCGTCCGGAGCGGCGCTCCCGAGCTGGTAGTAGTATCCGGGGGCTCCGGTATAGGCAAGTCTGCGATTGTTGGAGAACTACGTAAGGTCGTGATGTCAACGCATGCACAATTTGCATCAGGAAAGTTCGACGAGCGGAGGCGAGATATTCCGTACTCGACATTGGCACAGGCCTTCCAGGGGCTTGTACGCCAATTGCTCGGGAAAACCGAGAACGAGTTACGAGGATGGCGCAACGCTTTTCTGGAATCAATCGGACCAAACGGCAGGCTCATTACCGATCTCGTGCCTGAACTCGAGCACATTATCGGTGAGCAACCGGTAGTACCAGAACTCCCTCCTCAACAGGAAAAAGGTCGCTTTCAGCTTGTATTTCGTCGGTTCGTCGCGGTTTTTGCGAGACCGGAACATCCGCTAGTGCTTTTTCTCGACGATCTGCAATGGCTCGATGCTGCGACGCTGGACCTCATTGAGGATATGACAACGCGGCTAGACCCGCGTCATATGCTCTTAATCGGTGCCTTCCGCGAAAATGAGGTCGACGCGCTTCATCCGCTTTCACGGACGCTGAAATCAATGAGCGATGCAGGAACCGCAGTCACTGAGATTCGTGTCGATGCCCTTGAGCACCATCATCTAGCGCAGTTAATAGCGGATGCGCTGCACTGCGGTCTCGAACGCGCCGCATCGCTTGCGCGCCTAGTGCATACGAAGACTAATGGTAATCCATTCTTCGTGGGTCAGTTCTTGAATGCTCTGGTCGATCGCAACGCGATTGTTCCCGATCGCGCTTCGGGATCTTGGCAGTGGGATGTCGAAAAGAGTCAGGCGTCGCGGCACACGGAGAACGTCATTGAATTGCTGGTCGAAAAAATCAAGCGTCTTCCGGACTCGTGCAAGGAGGCGCTACAGGAGCTTGCATGTCTGGGCAACACGGGAGATGTTCTGGTCATTTCCAGAATTCGACAGTCAACTGAAAAAGATGTGGATGCGGATCTATGGGAAGCATGCCGGTTCGAACTTATAGAACGCTTGCCGGATAAGTACCAGTTCGTCCACGATCGGATACAGGAGGCCGCGTACTCGCTCATACCCGAGCAAACACGCGCACAAAAGCACCTGCAAATAGGAAGACTTCTCGTTGCACATACTCCCGCGGCGCATCTCGAGAAAGCGATCTTCGACATAGTCGGGCAACTCAATCGGGCCGTCAGTCATATCGTGACGGGCGAGGAACGCGAGCGACTGGCTAACCTTAATCTGATCGCCGCCCGGCGTGCCAAAGCATCGTCAGCTCACACTTCTGCACTTAAATACCTTATCGCGGGGGCCGCTCTATTAGAGGAGAATAGTCAGCTTCGTCTACGCGATTTGACATACGCACTCGAATTCGAGCGTGCAGAATGCGAATTTCTGACGGGTGAACTACTGGCCGCGGACGCGCGCCTCGAGAGGTTGAACATCCTTGCCGTCGGTACAAAAGAGCGCGCCGCCGTCACCTGCCTGAGGATGGATATTTGCACCGCAAATGGCCAGAGCGATTGTGCGATTGGTATCGCGCTGGACTTCCTGGCGCACGAAGGCATTCACTGGTCTGCCCATCCTGCGGACGAGGAGGTGCGCCGGGAGTACGACCAGATCCTGCATATTCTGAACAGCCGGCCTATTGATGAGATCCTCAGGGCCCCATCCATGGAGGATCCAACATCGCTGGCTGTCATGGAAGTATTAATCAAGGCGCAGACACCTGCCATGTTCACGGACCTGAACCTCGCGTCATTAGCAGTCTGCAGGGCAGTAAGCATCAGTCTCGCGCATGGCAATAGCGATACGTCGTGTTTTGCCTATGTAATGTTCGCGCGCGTTGCCGGCCCACGTTACGGTCAGTACGACGCGGGCTTCCGGCTTGGTCAAGTGGGGTTCGACCTCATCGAACGGCAGGAAAACAGGCGATTCCGTGCGTCGACGATTTTGGTGTTTGTGTTCACCGGCCTCCGCTGGATCAAGCACGTGCGGTCGAGTAATGCCTTGATCCACCGCGGTTTCACGGATGCAAACAATATTGGAGACCTGCTGTATGCCTCGTACGCTCGGAACAACCTGAATTCGCATCTTCTCTTTGCCGGCGACCCATTGGACCATGCCGAGCGCGAAGCCGAGTGGGGACTCCATTTCGTGCGAAACGCACGCTTTGGGCTCGTCGAACACATCATCGCGACTCAACTTGCATTGATCAAGGCGTTACGCAGGTCAGGTAAACAACCTGCTTCCCTCGGCTATGAGGACATGGACGAGCACCAGGTCGAGCAATACCTTTCGAACAGCCCTGCCTTGGCTATCGCTCAGTGCTGGTACTGGATTCGCAAATTGCAGCTGCGTTATCTCATCGGGGATTATACGGCCGCGATCGATGCGCTATCAAAAGCACGCACGCTGCTCTGGACATCCCCGCTTTTTCTCGAGGAAGCGGACTTTCATTTTTATGCGGCGCTTGCGCTCTGCGCGTCGCTGACCGGTAAGCCGATCGAAGAACGGCAGCAGCTGTGCGAAACAATTGCTGCTCATCATCATCAGCTCGAGATCTGGGCGCGGAATGGACCGGAAAACTTCGAGGATCGGGCCGCGCTCGTCGGTGCGGAGATAGCGCGCCTCGAGGGACGAGACCTCGACGCGGAACGCCTTTTCGAAAAGGCGATTCGCGCCGCGCAGTTGAACCGCTTTCCGCACAACGAGGGCCTTGCCAGCGAACTCGCTGCGCGCTTTTACACTGACCGCGGCGTGGAGATTGTCTCACACGCCTATCTGCGCAACGCCCGCTGCTGCTACCTTCGTTGGGGTGCCAACATCAAGGTCCGCCAGCTCGAGGAGTCGCATCCGCATCTAGTTGCACACGAAACCATCACCTCACTCGACACTACTTTCGGCGCGACTGTCGAAAGTCTGGATCTCGGCACTGTGCTTAAGTTGTCAAAAGCGCTATCAGTCGAAATGGACTTCGAGAAATTGATCGACACGATCATGCGAATGGCGATGGAGCATACCGGTGCTGCACGTGGTCTGCTGATGCTTTGGCGAAAGACGGGTTTAAATGTCCAGGCCGAAGCCGTCACCTCGAGCGACTCGGTCACGGTGAGGCTCTGTGATGAGCCCATAAACGATACGACCTTGCCCGAATCGGTTCTCAACTACGTTGCGCGCACAAGGCGCAATGTTTTACTCGACGATGCTGTGTCGGACGTTTCGTTTTCCGCCGACCCTTATATTAACGCGCACCAAGCACTCTCGGTGTTGTGCCTTCCGCTGGTCAACCAAGCCAATCTGATCGGAGCCATATACCTCGAAAATCACCTGGGCCCGGGAATCTTCGCATTTAGCCGGATTCCCGTGCTCAAGCTGCTTGCATCGCAGGCGGCGATCACGCTGGAGAACGCCCGACTGTACCGCGATTTGTTCGAACGCGAAAGCAGGATCCGGCGTCTCGTGGACGCCAATATCATCGGAATTTTCATTTACGGAAGCCAAGGCACCATCACTGAAGCCAATGACGCATTTCTTCAGATCGTCGGATGCGACCGCGATGACTTTCAGTTCGGCGAAGTGCGGTGGACAGATCTGACTCCTCCGGATTGGGCCGAACGTGACGAGCAGATTTGGGATTCCAAGCTGAAACGCGACGGAACGTTACCTCCATTCGAGAAGGAGCTTTTTCGCAAAGACGGCCGCCGTGTCCCGGTATTGCTGGGCATCGCCAACTTCGAAGGGAGTATGGACGAAGGTGTTGCCTTCGTGCTGGACCTGACTGAGCAAAAGCGCGCTGAAGCTGAAGCCAGCGAAAGCGAGTCGCGATACCGGGAAGTGCAATCGGCGCTTGCCCATGCAAACCGGCTGACGACCATGGGGCAACTCCTGGCGATGATCAGTCACGAGGTGAAGCAGCCTCTCGCCGCGACTATCACACTTGCGGACGCGGGGCAGCGCTTTTTGGGGGGCGCCGATCCGAAAGTCGACGAGGCACGTCAGGTATTCTCCCGTATCCGACAGGGCGGAATTCGGGCGAACGATGTCCTTGATCGCATTCGCAGTCTGGTCAAAAAAGCACCGCAGCAAAAGGAGGCACTTGATATTAATACGGCAATTCACGATGTCGTCGCCCTTTCTCGGGCGGAAGCGAGTCGCAAGGGCGTTATTATGCAGACGCAACTCTGCGAGACGCTACCCCTCGTTGAAGGAGATCAGGTTCAACTGCAACAGGTCGTGCTAAACCTCGTATTCAATGCAATCGAGGCGATGAGCGAAAATTATGACGGTCCGAGGGATTTGGTCATTAGTACCAGTCGGCGCGACGATGAAAGTGTTACCGTTGCTGTGAGCGATACGGGCCCCGGTGTCACCCAAGCGGACATTGAGCGGATCTTTGAGCCGTTCTACACGACAAAAACATCGGGCATGGGAATGGGTCTGTCAATTTGCCGTTCAATCGTGGAAGCGCACGGGGGAATGTTGCGCGCATTCACTAATGCGCGACGAGGCGTAACTTTTGAAGCTTCCATACCCACGAAGAAGGGCGTGTCCCCGTGA